In Flavobacteriales bacterium, a single window of DNA contains:
- the dnaJ gene encoding molecular chaperone DnaJ: MAKRDYYEILGISKGADAAEIKKAYRKMAVKYHPDKNPDDASAESKFKEAAEAYEVLSNADKKARYDQFGHAGMGGAAGFGGGGGFGGGMSMDDIFSQFGDIFGGGFGGGGGFGGGGRRTRVNKGSNLRVRVKLNLEEVANGVTKKLKVNKYVSCTKCSGSGAEGGSMKTCHTCGGRGQVTRVMNTPLGQMQTSSTCPSCNGQGQTIEHKCTSCYGDGIVKGEEVIEVKIPAGVGNEMQLSVRGKGNAGAQSGIPGDLIVLVEEEEHPLLKRDGTNLHYELYVSFVDAVLGTSVEVPTIEGKARIKVEPGTQSGKLLRLRGKGIPDLDYGRKGDILVHTNVWIPKKLTKDEKAALEKLRDSENFQPDPGKGEKSFFDKMKDYFHN; this comes from the coding sequence GAAGATGGCCGTGAAATATCACCCGGACAAAAATCCGGATGATGCAAGCGCGGAATCCAAATTCAAAGAGGCTGCGGAAGCATACGAAGTGCTCAGCAATGCTGACAAGAAAGCACGTTACGATCAATTCGGCCATGCAGGAATGGGTGGTGCTGCCGGTTTCGGAGGCGGAGGCGGTTTCGGAGGCGGCATGAGCATGGATGACATTTTCAGCCAGTTCGGAGATATTTTCGGTGGTGGATTTGGCGGAGGCGGAGGTTTCGGTGGCGGAGGTCGCAGAACGCGCGTCAACAAAGGTTCAAACCTGCGTGTACGTGTTAAGTTGAATTTGGAAGAAGTGGCCAATGGCGTCACCAAAAAGCTGAAAGTCAACAAATACGTCAGTTGTACTAAATGCAGCGGTAGCGGTGCCGAAGGTGGAAGCATGAAAACCTGTCACACGTGTGGCGGGCGTGGCCAAGTAACACGCGTCATGAACACGCCACTTGGTCAGATGCAAACGTCTTCAACTTGCCCTTCGTGCAACGGTCAAGGACAAACCATTGAGCATAAATGCACCAGTTGCTATGGCGATGGAATTGTGAAAGGTGAGGAAGTGATAGAAGTGAAGATTCCTGCTGGAGTTGGAAACGAGATGCAATTATCCGTTCGTGGTAAAGGAAACGCTGGTGCACAAAGCGGAATTCCTGGGGATCTGATCGTGTTGGTGGAAGAAGAAGAACATCCACTTCTGAAGCGCGATGGCACCAACTTGCACTATGAATTGTACGTGAGTTTTGTTGATGCCGTACTTGGAACTTCTGTTGAAGTACCGACCATCGAAGGCAAGGCACGCATTAAAGTAGAGCCAGGCACACAAAGCGGCAAACTTCTCCGCTTGCGCGGAAAAGGAATTCCTGATCTGGATTATGGCCGCAAAGGCGATATTCTGGTTCACACCAATGTTTGGATTCCGAAGAAGTTGACGAAAGACGAAAAGGCTGCGCTGGAAAAACTTCGCGATTCGGAGAATTTCCAACCAGATCCAGGAAAAGGTGAAAAGAGCTTTTTCGATAAGATGAAAGACTATTTTCACAATTGA